The DNA window GTCTATTCGACGGCTTGAGTCACTTTTTTTCAGCACCCGCGAATAGCAGGGCGAGATCGGCCGGTATACCGGCGCCGAATTACGCGCCAGACCGGAGGAAAAGGCCTAACACGGAGGATACTGTTAAGACGAATAAAATTCCGAGAGGCAGAGAGGCACAGAGAAACAAACCGGACGACTCATCTGGCACGAATAAACTCAAAGATCGTAAAAAGACTGAAGCTACCACTGAGATATCGAGATTACCGAAACCCGGTATCTTTGTACCTTCCGACGAGAATGTATTAAGTTCGATTAACGAGAAATTACCAAGGATGACGCCCTCGGGTCTGGTAAAAACTGCGGTGAACAGTAAAAGACACGAGCATGAGAGGAGAAAACTGATGCATGACAACACGTCGCTCGTGAAGTGTGCCGCGGATCCAGCCTCACCATCGAGACAcgagcagcagcagcagcagcagcagcagcagcagcagcagcaatcACGAAAGAAGCAAACAGCTTCGGATATGAGTACGCAGATACGCCACCCTGCACCCGCCGTTGCGAAATCCTCAGGCCTCGGTTCCGATCCTGTCAAATCAAGTCCTAATCCAAAGTCCAATCCACGAGCCTGTACTAGCGCCACCACCACCAACACCACCACGACACCCCGCGCGACACCCTGCTCCACCAGGAAGGGTAAGAGTCTACCCCACCCGTTCACAAGTTCCTAACCTCGATGATGCACCCTAAAAAAAAGTCGCAATGAAGACTTCCTTCTAATCTAATCCTCGCTCACGACCACGTGGATGTGTTGGCGGTGTGGTGTGGTATGATGTGTGGTACACGTGCGTCTGATGtccgataatttttttcaagatgacGTGATTGTTCCGATGATATTGtggaaaagttacaaaaattgtcTAGCTTGGAGACATCCAActggaaaaatgttttgtatataaaaaaataattacaatttgtgGTATGGCTGATTTTAAGAAGAGATTGCGAACAATCAGGTTTCTTGATAGGACGTTTATCTGCTACATGGTGTAAAACCAGTGATGACTTGTAGATATGTTTATTGCAGAAGAGATACGGAGATATAATTGGAAGATACATCTCTATTAGaacaatttaaagaatttattttcatttgtttTACACTGTGGACACTATTGCATGTTGTTAATCATATTATTACTTGGCTCtggcattttttttcctttgtccATGCATAATATTTGGAGATGGCTGTCAAAATCAAGAAAtactaaaacaattttgaagaATACGTCCTTATGTAGAGGTCTTCATCCTGTATTTGTTACTTTAGATTTAGTTATCTCTTATTTTTCAGGATACTTGTACAGGATACACCATAGTCGCATCTGCCAATGTATCATATCATGTACATATAACATTCGCACAACTTTTATAGAGAAACTTTGGTCTCTCATTGTACATTTGGACTATTCTTTATTTTGACCAATTGACCGATTTATATTATGGCTTACATGGTTTTCGTACATTAATCGCGCAAAACGAGTTCTCTGATTGAATTTTGACAAGTCAACTTGCATATTACAAAGTTCtattttccaaaaaagaaaaagatacatACGAGTGATCAATTTTGGTTGTACATTTCATGCAAAATGGAATTCATTTTGCATACTGTGCGACGCTTAATCGAACACTTCGGATTGATTCATTCTCTGTTCTTCCTCTCCTTGTACAAAAAGACCGAAAtacactttccaggcactgaAGAAACACGGCACTGGGTGGCACTTATCTCACTCAGCCGCCTCCTTATACCATTCACATCGGAGCCTACCTGCTGCTGCTGACACTTAGCAGGCACTGTTAACACCGCCCCCTTACCCcttcacgaaaaaaaaagagaaaaagaacaaaaaagttCCTGCCGACGAAGAGCCAACTTTGATACTCTGCCAACACATCCCACTAATCTAACCCACAGCTTTGCTTTGGAAACTACTCACATTATTAACGGCAACTGTATTATTATTCGCATTCTTTTGTCATATTACGTTAGATTGCTATTGTCAACATGCTAATGCCGTTCGATTAATTTTGCTTAATTTGTATCTGTTGACCAACTGATTTCTCCAACAGGACGTGACTAATACCCCGTTATTTTGACACCTAGTTTACCCAAATCATTAGTATTcgaattatgtataataaaccTTAGTAAAATCGCTTTTCGTACAAACATTTAGAGAACATTGTCATagtaactttaatttttatcttgtaacGTGCGGCATTAATGCGCACTTCAAACTTACTTAGGAAAGTAAGTTAggaaagtattttaaaatttataatttttaaactatatgcacaaatatataatatatttaacgtttaacTATCATGTCAAATTGTTCATGACATTTCTTACTTACGACTTTGTTCGTCAGATTTCTTTTACATGGAACACATAGTTTTTCTTATGTTTTCTCATACAACCAACTGTTGCAGTAGGTAGCAGTATCTCGTACATACGTAAAGCAATTGCATTAATGACTTAAACATTGACTAATTATAAAACTGATTGAtaacagagaaaaaaatagaaaacaaattGTTGAAtgataatattgaaatgtatagTCGGTGGAGGAATTCGGTTAACACTCGTAATcatttttgttgtttttacAGATGAACTAATCGTGCCGCAGACCTTACCGCCAGGAGTCACGCAGAAGGATGTGGATCTCATCCAGGAAGCTCGTGAGAGAGCTCGGCTGACGGTTAGCAACGACAAGAATGAACAATCGTCCGACAATGCGCGGAACCCCGCTGCGATAGTATTCGGTCGATACGAGGTGGAGACATGGTATTCTAGCCCGTTCCCTCAGGAATACGCACGATTACCGAAATTGTTCTTCTGCGAGTTTTGTCTCAAGTATACGAAAAGCCGGGCAGTATTGGACAGGCATATGGACAAGTGTCAGTGGAGACATCCACCTGCCACCGAGATCTATAGGTGCGATGGATTGTCCGTGTTTGAGGTACGTCTCATAATAGGTATTATCGCTTCTTCTGTTTGATTAGAAAGAACTAATGGGAACGTTTTGATATTCCAGATCGATGGTAacgtaaacaaaatatactgtCAAAATCTGTGTTTACTGGCAAAGTTATTTTTGGATCACAAGACTCTCTATTACGATGTAGAGCCGTTTCTCTTTTATGCTATGACCAAAAACGACAAGTACGGCTGTCATTTGGTCGGTTACTTCAGCAAGGAGAAACACTGTCCGGCTCAGAGGTACAACGTGTCCTGCATTATGACCCTCCCGCAATATCAACGACAAGGTTTTGGCAGGTTTCTCATAGAATTCAGTTACCTGTTATCCAAGGTCGAAGGCATCCCGGGAACGCCAGAAAAACCGCTTTCAGATCTCGGTCGAGTGTCGTATCATTCCTTTTGGAAGAGCGTAGTGCTCGAGTACCTGGACGCGCATCGAAGCGATACTAATGTCAAGCTGAGCGACATCACGAAGGAGACTGGCGTGTCGGCGCACGATATTGCAACAGCAATGCAATTGCTCGGATTTATAAGGTCGGTTCATCTGCCGGGAGATGCGAACACTAATAAAGTGGCTGTGGTAGTTGATTGGAGCAAGGTAGATGCTCACATGGCGAAAGTACGAAAGAGTTTCCGCATCAAATTGGATCCCGATTGTCTCAGATGGATACCGTTGCTCACACAAATCCCTAATCCGTATCAGAATCCAGAGGAGAGCGGTGACGCTAGCTCGGAAATGTCTCCTACGATGGAGCCTAAGCCCGTGCCAGCCGTTGTTGAGAAAATACAAAGAGTGAAGATAAAGAAGAAGCCACGCGGTAGGAGAGTAAGTCAAAGGAAATCGACGCCTTTGAAACCGACGTCTTTGAAATCGACACCATTGAAACCGAAGACTTCGCAAAAGACTGCAGCGTCTCACAAGGACGCGTCCAAAGAAGAGAAGGATGTTAAAGATACGAAGGAAATTAAAGCGGCGAAAGAGTTGAGAGAACCGAAAGAATCCGTAAGAGAAAGTCGTAGTTCCGAGAGGACAGAGAATCGGAAAGATTCTCGTGCGGAAACAGAAGCTAAGAGTGTAACGTCTACACCGAGAAATGCGCGTGCCCTAAACTCGGCAAAGAACGTAACTCCGACGAATACGCCGAAGTCAGTGCAAATGACGATGTCGAGGAGAAGGATCAGACCACCTAAAACGCTTGTGTCCGAATCAGTCATCACGCCTTTGCGAAAACGAAAACATTCCGAGAAGCTTGAAGTCGAGGAAGAGAAAATAGAATTCAGCAGTAGAAAGAGGACGCGAGAATCTctaagagaaaaggaaaaggagagagagcgagaaactGAACGGGAGCgcgagaaggagaaggagaaggtaAGAGAGAGGGACAGTAAAGCGAAAGAAAGGGAATCTCTGAAAGAAACATCGATGGACACTAGAAAAACACCCCTCAAATTAGATTCTGCGTCGAGTCCGCCTAAACCGGCAAAGAAACAATGCAAAGTGGACGATCTTTTGTTGAAAGTTACCAGCAGACAAACAAAGTTGCAGGCGAAGGAAAAGAAAGCTCTGGAGGAGACGACGCAGTGTAATGGTAAAGAGGAAGTGCGAGATGTTAAGAACTTGCCACTGTCCAGGCGGGGGAGAGGCAAAACGACGGCGGAGGCTCTGAAGATGCCGCAACTTACGCCGGAATCTCCCAGCACGAAGAACAGAGCCGAAAGTTCTGTGATACCGCCTCCTTCGTTGTCTCCACCGCCCGAGTCGATGAAGAACTCTCCCGTTCGAAACAAGCAACCGTCGGTGCCGGAGTCACCGTCTGCGAAGCACTCCAGTAACATTGACAACAAGAGCGAGACCACGGAAGATAGTGGTTTGCCCGTTCCCACGGAAACGGAAGTAGTATCCGCGAGTTCCGGCGAATATGAGGGCGGCGATGAGGAtgaaggagaagaggaagaaatagCCGCACCGACGCCTAAACTCGTGACGCAATCGGCCTCGCCCAGCATGGAGAATCCCGTGACAGAATCGTGTGAGGACGAGAAAGCGGATAACAAGATTCCGGAGAAAGACAACGACGAGAGCTCGTTGCAGAAGACGGAAGCAGCGGATCTATCACTAGCGGTCGGCGACGATCAGACTGAAACTTTAAACGAATGTGATAAGGACTCCGAGACTGAGAAGCGTCCAGTTTGCAGTCCGGAGGCATCGAAATCAGTACCTGAACCAGTTGCTTCACCAAAAGAGGAGGAAGTCGAGAAGTCGGAGAGCAGCGTCATGCCGAAAAAGGACGACCGTGATAGCCCTCCCAAAGAGGAGCTCGTTCCCGAAACGCCGAAGGATACCAAAATTGATTTGTCGCGACCAAAAACGGAACCTTTACTGGTGGAGAAAAAGGACACGTGCGCTCTCGTCAACGCGATGGTGACGTCGGAAGCTGAGCCCCTCACGCCGCAGGAGAAACCGTTGTCCGCTGTGGAGCATCAGGATACGACCTTGCAGTTACAGAATCAAACGGAAGAACTGAAGCAGCATTCGCCGGAGAGTGGCAAGACTACGCCGCATCTGGAGAATCCGGGTTCGGTGAAGAGAACACCGCCGTCGCAACCGGATCTGCCGTCCATGGGAGTCTACACGCCGGACTCGACGACTAACTCGGTGCACTCGCTGCACTACAGCCAGTGCGACCTAGATGTGAGTCAGTTGGGCCTGGAGTCGCCCACTTCCATCGCCAGCGATCTCGCGTCGCAAAACAGCGTGGAGAGACCGCCCAGTGCTTTACCGTCTATCCCACCGTCTGTAAGCGTGCCGATCTCGGTACCCATGCAGATTGCGACGCCGGTTACGTCGTCGGTGCCGGTGATAATGCCGCAGCAAGTGCAGTACGCCGACTGCTCGATGCATACTCCGCCGGCCCATCACCCGAGCATTCACTCGATGCATCAGCCACACACCCCGCAATCTCTCCAGCAGCCGCGTACTCCGCAGAGCATCCCGACCCAGAGCCCGCAGCCACTTCCGCAGAGTCATACGCCGCAACCAATGCCGCAGTCACACACGCCGCAGAGTATACCTACGCAGAGTCCGCAACCGTTGCCTCAAAGTCATACGCCGCAGCCGTTGCCCCAGTCGCACACGCCGCAACCGATGCAGCTGTCGCTGGCGCAGCAGGCGCAGAGTCAAAGTATGGCGCACAGTCAGTCTCAGCAAACCCAGtcgcagcagcaacagcaacctGCGCATCAGCAGCAGCCCCAGCCTCAACAGCAACCGCAGCAAACTCAACAATCTCAATCGCACAGCAAGCGCGGTTCACAGACCACACATAGGTCCAGGTCGACGCAGCAGAGTAACAGGTCGCATCGGGCCACTCCACCGACGTCCCACTCCACCCAGACCTCTCAGCACAGCGTCGCGACCAGTCACAGCAGTACCGTGGCGCACACGGCGCACGTGGCGGTGCCCCCGCAGTATCAGCAGTCGCCGTCGATGAGCGTGCCTCCATCAGTGCCGCATCCGCACTCGCATACCCCGCACGCCGCGCACTCGCACAACATGGCCGTGATCTCGCAGGGCAATTACATGGCAGTGGCGGCGAGTACGCAAGGCTTCCCCACACAGAATGCCTACGTGATCCAGCATCGCAGCGGTCGTTCTGGCGCGCCGACGCCTTGCACCACCGCCACGAATTTCTACATACAAACGAGCGCGATGCCGCCGCACTCGCATACCCCGGCGCCGACTCCGCTGTCCGCCTCCGGCGGTAGTCATCAGACCACCAATTCGTGCAGTCTGGCGAAATTGCAGCAGCTCACCAATGGCTTGGAGATGATAccgccgacgccgccgccAGCGATGAACCTCACGCCGCCGCCACCCATCCCACACACCATGACGCCCCCGCAGTCGTCGCGGCAGCTGCCGACGCCACCTCAGGTTGGACCCTTGGGCTACCCGAAGAACTATTACAACGTTAACACCGTGCCGCCTGGCACGCCCGGACCGCCCGGCCGGTCCACCTCGCGCTCGTCCGCGAACAACATGCCGTCGCTCACGCAGCCGTATCCCAACGAGAGCCTCTATCGGCAGACCCTCGATCCAGGCGGTGCCTGCCCGCAGATGCAGAGCGCCGCGAGCCGCGTCAGCCCGAATGTCGCTCTCAACACGAATCTCATGGCCGCTCAGTACGGTTACCGGGTAGCACAACCGGCGACCGGTTACATGAATCAAGCAGCGCAGCTCGGCGGCTTCATGAACCAGGCGAGTCAGCTGCCGGTCGGCGTGGTCAACGTCCCGGCGCCGTATCCGCAGGATCCGCACCAGCAGAACCCGGCGGCCGTCTACACGTACCACGGTTACATCAACGGCGGTCTCATGCAGCCCCTCAACAGCTCGATGAGGCCGCGCTAGCTGCGATCATCGCCTATTTCGAATGGATCAATCTCTCTCAACGTTCGGACGGACGAACGAACTTTTTCGCGCGACAAGTTAATGCTCTCTTCGATACGACCATCGACGGCGACCCATCTTCGATTTCCTGCTACGTGACCGACTGCTCGCAGTTTTCATTAGCTCTGTCCACGAGCCAGACTTGCTCGAGTCTTCTCGTCACTCTGATTTATTTGCGTCAGCAATCCTCTTTTTCCGATCCAGATACTCCACGCAGCTTCTGATGATGATGGTGCTCGCTGTGATTGGCGAACACAGACGGTCGATAGCCGTAATGAACAGTGCGGCGGATCGCGAGAGAACTGAGTGACGCACTTGTAACAGAAGCAGAATCCATGTTTGGCAAATCCGTTCGTCAAACATAgtgtattttaattctttaccAAGCAAAATATATTCGCGAATCACTAGTGTATTAGCGTGTGTCTTATATACGCCGGTACGTCCGAAATTCGCTACGCGAATATATAATGCGCATTACTGTTTTAACTGCACAttcaatttcagaaaaaaaaaaaacaggaggAGAAAGATAAGGGAGGATAATTGATACGATCCTCTTCACTTACGCCCGTTTAACTGCGGGATGTTTCTCCTCTGTGCTCGAGGAAGGCTCGTATTAAACTGATTCTTAACTTGTCGACAAAGATTGCACACAAGGTACAATTTAATCATAGTTATCGATCGGTGATTCTTCGAAGACACGAGTTCGTATACTTGTGCATTTAAATTAGAAGGAAAAAAGGGGAAGGGAGACGAGACGTTATCTAGGCGGATTAATTTCCGTCGGCTAAGGTACCGCGCTGCCCTTCACCTCTAAttcgaaagaaagaaataaaagtgggggtggaagaaataaaagaaaagaaaatgcgGACACCTATTTTTAGTAGGGCATTCCTTCGCGAAACCGCAGCAGTGTTacgttttatgtatttatatatataaatatatataaatatatttacgaataaTATTCTGTTTGATATTATCAATTGTTGAGCATTGTTGTTTAAGTTGGCACACTTGTACTTTACTGTat is part of the Temnothorax longispinosus isolate EJ_2023e chromosome 12, Tlon_JGU_v1, whole genome shotgun sequence genome and encodes:
- the Enok gene encoding uncharacterized protein Enok isoform X2; this encodes MDEPEAPETWSAWFLDAIRKIRSQKQRPSVERICHAIRQHHNFHEEEISEHLEVAVKRGDVLKIFNKGQSSYKDPGILQSKKLRVSKSTDISKVLGKAVRELGEREGSNLRSIERYIRQSHRVEEDTEGDLRIALKLSAKRAVERGLVLQDGKLFRQTDRPPFFKKFSDAAHTPPREPPAPKLPAPLPICKECLGATMAGNNNNSKRNANEKLSRCSVCGAALHNSCAPPELSVLVDRGITWSCDDCSPTCAGCQLERESQNYLVKCAGCVKCFHPACLDPALDKKNKAPWKCRHCQTAHTPVSKDDGKRGKAQDANSTDDTPTSARKRFSKLRENRKSMVSRKSLANANPGKKGSAGVAQVDSSTDGNAGVVSPRQPPLISSPLPQPPTPLAGQGRLLEEKNDRISKEKQKFFRLSAFNAEHSKLKRVGGGDKSRPLRNVNVRSTRGGTANPKKVGTPRVSSSSSSSSEAGNSSESSEGSDSSDEDDDEDDEDDEEGNSSSESSDSSSSDEVQDGRIESPKAKAPFACDLNEDKPWGFAAAAAKLNVESPFFSNTNTFGAPLPKLNVGDTPTFGLHIQQPATVNPSDNKKKDKSERNTAQVPSADKDNKVKPGSGQLRGLFDGLSHFFSAPANSRARSAGIPAPNYAPDRRKRPNTEDTVKTNKIPRGREAQRNKPDDSSGTNKLKDRKKTEATTEISRLPKPGIFVPSDENVLSSINEKLPRMTPSGLVKTAVNSKRHEHERRKLMHDNTSLVKCAADPASPSRHEQQQQQQQQQQQQQSRKKQTASDMNELIVPQTLPPGVTQKDVDLIQEARERARLTVSNDKNEQSSDNARNPAAIVFGRYEVETWYSSPFPQEYARLPKLFFCEFCLKYTKSRAVLDRHMDKCQWRHPPATEIYRCDGLSVFEIDGNVNKIYCQNLCLLAKLFLDHKTLYYDVEPFLFYAMTKNDKYGCHLVGYFSKEKHCPAQRYNVSCIMTLPQYQRQGFGRFLIEFSYLLSKVEGIPGTPEKPLSDLGRVSYHSFWKSVVLEYLDAHRSDTNVKLSDITKETGVSAHDIATAMQLLGFIRSVHLPGDANTNKVAVVVDWSKVDAHMAKVRKSFRIKLDPDCLRWIPLLTQIPNPYQNPEESGDASSEMSPTMEPKPVPAVVEKIQRVKIKKKPRGRRVSQRKSTPLKPTSLKSTPLKPKTSQKTAASHKDASKEEKDVKDTKEIKAAKELREPKESVRESRSSERTENRKDSRAETEAKSVTSTPRNARALNSAKNVTPTNTPKSVQMTMSRRRIRPPKTLVSESVITPLRKRKHSEKLEVEEEKIEFSSRKRTRESLREKEKERERETEREREKEKEKVRERDSKAKERESLKETSMDTRKTPLKLDSASSPPKPAKKQCKVDDLLLKVTSRQTKLQAKEKKALEETTQCNGKEEVRDVKNLPLSRRGRGKTTAEALKMPQLTPESPSTKNRAESSVIPPPSLSPPPESMKNSPVRNKQPSVPESPSAKHSSNIDNKSETTEDSGLPVPTETEVVSASSGEYEGGDEDEGEEEEIAAPTPKLVTQSASPSMENPVTESCEDEKADNKIPEKDNDESSLQKTEAADLSLAVGDDQTETLNECDKDSETEKRPVCSPEASKSVPEPVASPKEEEVEKSESSVMPKKDDRDSPPKEELVPETPKDTKIDLSRPKTEPLLVEKKDTCALVNAMVTSEAEPLTPQEKPLSAVEHQDTTLQLQNQTEELKQHSPESGKTTPHLENPGSVKRTPPSQPDLPSMGVYTPDSTTNSVHSLHYSQCDLDVSQLGLESPTSIASDLASQNSVERPPSALPSIPPSVSVPISVPMQIATPVTSSVPVIMPQQVQYADCSMHTPPAHHPSIHSMHQPHTPQSLQQPRTPQSIPTQSPQPLPQSHTPQPMPQSHTPQSIPTQSPQPLPQSHTPQPLPQSHTPQPMQLSLAQQAQSQSMAHSQSQQTQSQQQQQPAHQQQPQPQQQPQQTQQSQSHSKRGSQTTHRSRSTQQSNRSHRATPPTSHSTQTSQHSVATSHSSTVAHTAHVAVPPQYQQSPSMSVPPSVPHPHSHTPHAAHSHNMAVISQGNYMAVAASTQGFPTQNAYVIQHRSGRSGAPTPCTTATNFYIQTSAMPPHSHTPAPTPLSASGGSHQTTNSCSLAKLQQLTNGLEMIPPTPPPAMNLTPPPPIPHTMTPPQSSRQLPTPPQVGPLGYPKNYYNVNTVPPGTPGPPGRSTSRSSANNMPSLTQPYPNESLYRQTLDPGGACPQMQSAASRVSPNVALNTNLMAAQYGYRVAQPATGYMNQAAQLGGFMNQASQLPVGVVNVPAPYPQDPHQQNPAAVYTYHGYINGGLMQPLNSSMRPR
- the Enok gene encoding uncharacterized protein Enok isoform X1; the protein is MDEPEAPETWSAWFLDAIRKIRSQKQRPSVERICHAIRQHHNFHEEEISEHLEVAVKRGDVLKIFNKGQSSYKDPGILQSKKLRVSKSTDISKVLGKAVRELGEREGSNLRSIERYIRQSHRVEEDTEGDLRIALKLSAKRAVERGLVLQDGKLFRQTDRPPFFKKFSDAAHTPPREPPAPKLPAPLPICKECLGATMAGNNNNSKRNANEKLSRCSVCGAALHNSCAPPELSVLVDRGITWSCDDCSPTCAGCQLERESQNYLVKCAGCVKCFHPACLDPALDKKNKAPWKCRHCQTAHTPVSKDDGKRGKAQDANSTDDTPTSARKRFSKLRENRKSMVSRKSLANANPGKKGSAGVAQVDSSTDGNAGVVSPRQPPLISSPLPQPPTPLAGQGRLLEEKNDRISKEKQKFFRLSAFNAEHSKLKRVGGGDKSRPLRNVNVRSTRGGTANPKKVGTPRVSSSSSSSSEAGNSSESSEGSDSSDEDDDEDDEDDEEGNSSSESSDSSSSDEVQDGRIESPKAKAPFACDLNEDKPWGFAAAAAKLNVESPFFSNTNTFGAPLPKLNVGDTPTFGLHIQQPATVNPSDNKKKDKSERNTAQVPSADKDNKVKPGSGQLRGLFDGLSHFFSAPANSRARSAGIPAPNYAPDRRKRPNTEDTVKTNKIPRGREAQRNKPDDSSGTNKLKDRKKTEATTEISRLPKPGIFVPSDENVLSSINEKLPRMTPSGLVKTAVNSKRHEHERRKLMHDNTSLVKCAADPASPSRHEQQQQQQQQQQQQQSRKKQTASDMSTQIRHPAPAVAKSSGLGSDPVKSSPNPKSNPRACTSATTTNTTTTPRATPCSTRKDELIVPQTLPPGVTQKDVDLIQEARERARLTVSNDKNEQSSDNARNPAAIVFGRYEVETWYSSPFPQEYARLPKLFFCEFCLKYTKSRAVLDRHMDKCQWRHPPATEIYRCDGLSVFEIDGNVNKIYCQNLCLLAKLFLDHKTLYYDVEPFLFYAMTKNDKYGCHLVGYFSKEKHCPAQRYNVSCIMTLPQYQRQGFGRFLIEFSYLLSKVEGIPGTPEKPLSDLGRVSYHSFWKSVVLEYLDAHRSDTNVKLSDITKETGVSAHDIATAMQLLGFIRSVHLPGDANTNKVAVVVDWSKVDAHMAKVRKSFRIKLDPDCLRWIPLLTQIPNPYQNPEESGDASSEMSPTMEPKPVPAVVEKIQRVKIKKKPRGRRVSQRKSTPLKPTSLKSTPLKPKTSQKTAASHKDASKEEKDVKDTKEIKAAKELREPKESVRESRSSERTENRKDSRAETEAKSVTSTPRNARALNSAKNVTPTNTPKSVQMTMSRRRIRPPKTLVSESVITPLRKRKHSEKLEVEEEKIEFSSRKRTRESLREKEKERERETEREREKEKEKVRERDSKAKERESLKETSMDTRKTPLKLDSASSPPKPAKKQCKVDDLLLKVTSRQTKLQAKEKKALEETTQCNGKEEVRDVKNLPLSRRGRGKTTAEALKMPQLTPESPSTKNRAESSVIPPPSLSPPPESMKNSPVRNKQPSVPESPSAKHSSNIDNKSETTEDSGLPVPTETEVVSASSGEYEGGDEDEGEEEEIAAPTPKLVTQSASPSMENPVTESCEDEKADNKIPEKDNDESSLQKTEAADLSLAVGDDQTETLNECDKDSETEKRPVCSPEASKSVPEPVASPKEEEVEKSESSVMPKKDDRDSPPKEELVPETPKDTKIDLSRPKTEPLLVEKKDTCALVNAMVTSEAEPLTPQEKPLSAVEHQDTTLQLQNQTEELKQHSPESGKTTPHLENPGSVKRTPPSQPDLPSMGVYTPDSTTNSVHSLHYSQCDLDVSQLGLESPTSIASDLASQNSVERPPSALPSIPPSVSVPISVPMQIATPVTSSVPVIMPQQVQYADCSMHTPPAHHPSIHSMHQPHTPQSLQQPRTPQSIPTQSPQPLPQSHTPQPMPQSHTPQSIPTQSPQPLPQSHTPQPLPQSHTPQPMQLSLAQQAQSQSMAHSQSQQTQSQQQQQPAHQQQPQPQQQPQQTQQSQSHSKRGSQTTHRSRSTQQSNRSHRATPPTSHSTQTSQHSVATSHSSTVAHTAHVAVPPQYQQSPSMSVPPSVPHPHSHTPHAAHSHNMAVISQGNYMAVAASTQGFPTQNAYVIQHRSGRSGAPTPCTTATNFYIQTSAMPPHSHTPAPTPLSASGGSHQTTNSCSLAKLQQLTNGLEMIPPTPPPAMNLTPPPPIPHTMTPPQSSRQLPTPPQVGPLGYPKNYYNVNTVPPGTPGPPGRSTSRSSANNMPSLTQPYPNESLYRQTLDPGGACPQMQSAASRVSPNVALNTNLMAAQYGYRVAQPATGYMNQAAQLGGFMNQASQLPVGVVNVPAPYPQDPHQQNPAAVYTYHGYINGGLMQPLNSSMRPR
- the Enok gene encoding uncharacterized protein Enok isoform X3, whose product is MDEPEAPETWSAWFLDAIRKIRSQKQRPSVERICHAIRQHHNFHEEEISEHLEVAVKRGDVLKIFNKGQSSYKDPGILQSKKLRVSKSTDISKVLGKAVRELGEREGSNLRSIERYIRQSHRVEEDTEGDLRIALKLSAKRAVERGLVLQDGKLFRQTDRPPFFKKFSDAAHTPPREPPAPKLPAPLPICKECLGATMAGNNNNSKRNANEKLSRCSVCGAALHNSCAPPELSVLVDRGITWSCDDCSPTCAGCQLERESQNYLVKCAGCVKCFHPACLDPALDKKNKAPWKCRHCQTAHTPVSKDDGKRGKAQDANSTDDTPTSARKRFSKLRENRKSMVSRKSLANANPGKKGSAGVAQVDSSTDDELIVPQTLPPGVTQKDVDLIQEARERARLTVSNDKNEQSSDNARNPAAIVFGRYEVETWYSSPFPQEYARLPKLFFCEFCLKYTKSRAVLDRHMDKCQWRHPPATEIYRCDGLSVFEIDGNVNKIYCQNLCLLAKLFLDHKTLYYDVEPFLFYAMTKNDKYGCHLVGYFSKEKHCPAQRYNVSCIMTLPQYQRQGFGRFLIEFSYLLSKVEGIPGTPEKPLSDLGRVSYHSFWKSVVLEYLDAHRSDTNVKLSDITKETGVSAHDIATAMQLLGFIRSVHLPGDANTNKVAVVVDWSKVDAHMAKVRKSFRIKLDPDCLRWIPLLTQIPNPYQNPEESGDASSEMSPTMEPKPVPAVVEKIQRVKIKKKPRGRRVSQRKSTPLKPTSLKSTPLKPKTSQKTAASHKDASKEEKDVKDTKEIKAAKELREPKESVRESRSSERTENRKDSRAETEAKSVTSTPRNARALNSAKNVTPTNTPKSVQMTMSRRRIRPPKTLVSESVITPLRKRKHSEKLEVEEEKIEFSSRKRTRESLREKEKERERETEREREKEKEKVRERDSKAKERESLKETSMDTRKTPLKLDSASSPPKPAKKQCKVDDLLLKVTSRQTKLQAKEKKALEETTQCNGKEEVRDVKNLPLSRRGRGKTTAEALKMPQLTPESPSTKNRAESSVIPPPSLSPPPESMKNSPVRNKQPSVPESPSAKHSSNIDNKSETTEDSGLPVPTETEVVSASSGEYEGGDEDEGEEEEIAAPTPKLVTQSASPSMENPVTESCEDEKADNKIPEKDNDESSLQKTEAADLSLAVGDDQTETLNECDKDSETEKRPVCSPEASKSVPEPVASPKEEEVEKSESSVMPKKDDRDSPPKEELVPETPKDTKIDLSRPKTEPLLVEKKDTCALVNAMVTSEAEPLTPQEKPLSAVEHQDTTLQLQNQTEELKQHSPESGKTTPHLENPGSVKRTPPSQPDLPSMGVYTPDSTTNSVHSLHYSQCDLDVSQLGLESPTSIASDLASQNSVERPPSALPSIPPSVSVPISVPMQIATPVTSSVPVIMPQQVQYADCSMHTPPAHHPSIHSMHQPHTPQSLQQPRTPQSIPTQSPQPLPQSHTPQPMPQSHTPQSIPTQSPQPLPQSHTPQPLPQSHTPQPMQLSLAQQAQSQSMAHSQSQQTQSQQQQQPAHQQQPQPQQQPQQTQQSQSHSKRGSQTTHRSRSTQQSNRSHRATPPTSHSTQTSQHSVATSHSSTVAHTAHVAVPPQYQQSPSMSVPPSVPHPHSHTPHAAHSHNMAVISQGNYMAVAASTQGFPTQNAYVIQHRSGRSGAPTPCTTATNFYIQTSAMPPHSHTPAPTPLSASGGSHQTTNSCSLAKLQQLTNGLEMIPPTPPPAMNLTPPPPIPHTMTPPQSSRQLPTPPQVGPLGYPKNYYNVNTVPPGTPGPPGRSTSRSSANNMPSLTQPYPNESLYRQTLDPGGACPQMQSAASRVSPNVALNTNLMAAQYGYRVAQPATGYMNQAAQLGGFMNQASQLPVGVVNVPAPYPQDPHQQNPAAVYTYHGYINGGLMQPLNSSMRPR